From the genome of Spinacia oleracea cultivar Varoflay chromosome 2, BTI_SOV_V1, whole genome shotgun sequence, one region includes:
- the LOC110775295 gene encoding mitochondrial outer membrane import complex protein METAXIN isoform X2: MEESRQEKLTLVTTKPCFGLPTGCPNCLPVYFYLKFARLPFNLYFHSTFPDSDQIPYVESGSYVAYNNENGGVINCLRKDGIVDLDSDFDTIPEWISMKAMIGSWLVDALVYELWIASEKTSVQKIYFSDLPWPIGTILYFKKNHAVKSHLGITNENAERIETEIYRRANIAYGALSTQLGEDSFLFGERPSSLDALFLGHALISLQALPEASVLKSKLLNFSNLVKYTEKLSTEFIDTAPQSAVPAWSRVSASEGNSSSSTSSKPKSKPKKERSEEEKKFKRRAKYFLAAQLVSVLVFLSLFGGSDKGEAEYEDDDGIEYLE, encoded by the exons ATGGAAGAATCAAGACAAGAAAAATTGACTCTTGTTACAACAAAGCCTTGTTTTGGGCTTCCTACTGGTTGCCCCAATTGCTTGCCAGTTTATTTTTATCTCAAATTCGCTCGTCTTCCTTTTAATTTATACTTCCATTCCACCTTTCCGGATTCAG ATCAAATTCCATATGTTGAGTCCGGTTCTTATGTGGCCTACAACAATGAGAATGGCGGGGTCATCAATTGCTTACGAAAAGATGGGATTGTTGATTTGGACTCGGATTTTGACACTATCCCAGAATGGATATCAATGAAGGCGATGATAGGAAGCTGGCTTGTGGATGCTCTTGTATATGAGCTATGGATAGCTTCAGAAAAAACTTCTGTACAGAAGATCTACTTCTCTGATCTTCCATGGCCCATTGGAACTATTCTTTACTTCAAGAAAAATCATGCTGTCAAGAGCCATCTTGGGATCACCAATGAAAATGCTGAAAGGATAGAGACTGAG ATCTATAGGAGGGCAAACATAGCATATGGAGCTCTTTCAACTCAGTTAGGGGAGGACTCTTTTCTCTTTGGAGAGAG GCCCAGTAGTTTGGATGCCTTATTCCTTGGTCACGCGCTGATTTCCCTTCAGGCCTTACCT GAAGCATCAGTTTTGAAGAGCAAGCTTTTGAATTTCAGTAATCTGGTGAAATATACTGAAAAGCTCAGTACTGAGTTCATAGACACTGCACCTCAATCAGCAGTTCCAGCGTGGTCAAGAGTTTCGGCATCTGAAGGAAACTCTTCGTCTTCGACAA GTTCAAAGCCCAAAAGTAAACCAAAGAAAGAAAGGTCAGAGGAAGAGAAGAAGTTCAAACGAAGGGCTAAATACTTCCTAGCAGCTCAGCTGGTTTCGGTTCTTGTGTTCTTGTCACTTTTTGGCGGCTCTGATAAGGGTGAAGCGGAATATGAAGACGATGATGGTATAGAGTACTTGGAATAA
- the LOC110775295 gene encoding mitochondrial outer membrane import complex protein METAXIN isoform X1: MEESRQEKLTLVTTKPCFGLPTGCPNCLPVYFYLKFARLPFNLYFHSTFPDSDQIPYVESGSYVAYNNENGGVINCLRKDGIVDLDSDFDTIPEWISMKAMIGSWLVDALVYELWIASEKTSVQKIYFSDLPWPIGTILYFKKNHAVKSHLGITNENAERIETEIYRRANIAYGALSTQLGEDSFLFGERPSSLDALFLGHALISLQALPEASVLKSKLLNFSNLVKYTEKLSTEFIDTAPQSAVPAWSRVSASEGNSSSSTSKQGGFSNWSSKPKSKPKKERSEEEKKFKRRAKYFLAAQLVSVLVFLSLFGGSDKGEAEYEDDDGIEYLE, from the exons ATGGAAGAATCAAGACAAGAAAAATTGACTCTTGTTACAACAAAGCCTTGTTTTGGGCTTCCTACTGGTTGCCCCAATTGCTTGCCAGTTTATTTTTATCTCAAATTCGCTCGTCTTCCTTTTAATTTATACTTCCATTCCACCTTTCCGGATTCAG ATCAAATTCCATATGTTGAGTCCGGTTCTTATGTGGCCTACAACAATGAGAATGGCGGGGTCATCAATTGCTTACGAAAAGATGGGATTGTTGATTTGGACTCGGATTTTGACACTATCCCAGAATGGATATCAATGAAGGCGATGATAGGAAGCTGGCTTGTGGATGCTCTTGTATATGAGCTATGGATAGCTTCAGAAAAAACTTCTGTACAGAAGATCTACTTCTCTGATCTTCCATGGCCCATTGGAACTATTCTTTACTTCAAGAAAAATCATGCTGTCAAGAGCCATCTTGGGATCACCAATGAAAATGCTGAAAGGATAGAGACTGAG ATCTATAGGAGGGCAAACATAGCATATGGAGCTCTTTCAACTCAGTTAGGGGAGGACTCTTTTCTCTTTGGAGAGAG GCCCAGTAGTTTGGATGCCTTATTCCTTGGTCACGCGCTGATTTCCCTTCAGGCCTTACCT GAAGCATCAGTTTTGAAGAGCAAGCTTTTGAATTTCAGTAATCTGGTGAAATATACTGAAAAGCTCAGTACTGAGTTCATAGACACTGCACCTCAATCAGCAGTTCCAGCGTGGTCAAGAGTTTCGGCATCTGAAGGAAACTCTTCGTCTTCGACAAGTAAGCAAGGGGGCTTTTCAAACTGGA GTTCAAAGCCCAAAAGTAAACCAAAGAAAGAAAGGTCAGAGGAAGAGAAGAAGTTCAAACGAAGGGCTAAATACTTCCTAGCAGCTCAGCTGGTTTCGGTTCTTGTGTTCTTGTCACTTTTTGGCGGCTCTGATAAGGGTGAAGCGGAATATGAAGACGATGATGGTATAGAGTACTTGGAATAA